Proteins encoded by one window of Plasmodium falciparum 3D7 genome assembly, chromosome: 4:
- a CDS encoding methyltransferase, putative, producing the protein MEILPAGYSDFRKREYWNNFFRIIDNKNFEWYGSYEDIKSIVYTCIRKRLNYSNDKDEDEISSSDVNKNCLLINTGCGNSNISNEFYEDGFKHIINIDYSEVVLENMRKKYGKKMKFINIDLNNSEEFDTFLKNIDYQWENENNNNINSNNIDNIDSNNINNIDSNNINNIDSNNINNIDSNNNITIYDEIDRYKIHMEEINHYDNFCCEKKTQKKKDIFYKQYDYKIFFDKAFLDSYLSCEKNEEDICKKNAQNYFSHIFKYMKKGDLFLIVTLCQYYIIKEIIRNIYNENIKLEIFPYLIKQHTNEFTLHPFLFAFYKTSNNKKNDYSAHFINIHNNEIREISIWKIPQEIRKIRENININIFKKGKRIILDIYNQNTNLCDYNIIVYDSNVEQKTIKYNTVVIVVPWGYEFHSLYASPEGNEELSEKAQTKRLLLVMKSTFFSTQNKTNDKTIVCNVDNKRADNILHDTLDDIPFNSFINDYNVNHNHNVNHNHNVNHNHNVNHNHNVNRNHNVNHNVNRNHIVNHNVNHNVHHNNNISNVLYQNNHSINILLNSVKNELRNILNELALPNSENFPIMVLNEDVKDCKIISCEKSKHCTSIIIRDVLITDEFMSDHFHDDQNKIEKSKKKKKNKNKTNKNNNNNNDNNNKSKHKEINSIHEKHIEDNTLRNNLLNNGICDDHVLCNNDDDYPNERNFFEYKKMVMTLLKQNKKDKKIYFEKKDIYKRQMIFSYDPLTVQSELIYTIKKNQEIKNDNENITFEYIQSASQYHIMFCCSIFFVINPNLFFNNKNFKINICILGGGTNVLSNIIKTIFHDYYIHFDIIEIDETVKKFYSLFTDETYNNERHIMNYIINDSYDYITKFTQNQFYNIIFLDINNSQNSYITADGYKLYMTCPHVKFLNNHIINNIKNILKKDNGILVVNLLTRDKHAKTYVYNFFKTFFVTLISISSINKEINEVLICSDNIITPEKNTTFQYNLLYMIKNYYDKWFLNFDLEQFINNIKIM; encoded by the exons ATGGAAATTTTGCCTGCTGGCTATTCTGATTTTCGGAAGAGAGAATATTGGAACAATTTTTTTCGTAtaatagataataaaaattttgagTGGTATGGAAGTTATGAGGATATAAAAAGTATTGTGTACACATGTATAAGGAAAAGATTAAATTATAGTAATGATAAAGATGAGGATGAGATAAGTTCATctgatgtaaataaaaactGTTTACTTATTAATACAGGTTGTGGTAATTCCAATATAAGCAATGAATTTTATGAAGATGGATTTAagcatattattaatattgatTATTCAGAAGTTGTTCTTGAAAATATGAGAAagaaatatggaaaaaaaatgaaatttattaatattgatTTAAATAACTCAGAAGAATTTGATacgtttttaaaaaatatagattatCAATGGGAAaacgaaaataataataatattaacagtaataatattgacaatattgatagtaataatattaacaatattgatagtaataatattaacaatattgatagtaataatattaacaatattgacagtaataataatattacaatatatgatgaaataGATAGATATAAAATCCATATGGAAGAAATAAACcattatgataatttttgttgtgaaaaaaaaacacagaaaaaaaaggatatattttataaacaatatgattataaaatattttttgataaagCTTTTCTAGATTCGTATTTATCttgtgaaaaaaatgaagaagatatttgtaaaaagaatgcacaaaattatttttctcatatatttaaatatatgaaaaaaggagatttatttttaatagttACTTTAtgtcaatattatataattaaagaaataattagaaatatatataatgaaaatatcaaATTAGAGATTTTcccatatttaataaaacaacATACAAATGAATTTACACTACATCCATTCCTTTTTGCATTTTATAAAacttcaaataataaaaaaaatgattattctgctcattttataaatatacataataatgaaattagAGAGATATCAATATGGAAAATACCACAAGAAATTAGAAAAATaagagaaaatataaatattaatatatttaaaaaaggaaaacgtattatattagatatatataatcaaaatacAAATCTATgtgattataatattattgtgtATGATTCGAATGTCGAACAAAAAACAATCAAATATAATACTGTTGTTATTGTCGTACCATGGGGATATGAATTTCATTCCTTATATGCTTCTCCTGAAGGAAATGAAGAGTTATCTGAAAAAGCTCAAACGAAAAGATTACTTCTAGTTATGAAATCAACCTTTTTTAGtacacaaaataaaacaaatgatAAAACTATTGTTTGTAATGTGGATAACAAGAGAGCTGATAATATATTGCATGATACGTTGGATGATATTCCATTCAATTCTTTcataaatgattataatgtTAATCATAATCATAATGTTAATCATAATCATAATGTTAATCATAATCATAATGTTAATCATAATCATAATGTTAATCGTAATCATAATGTTAATCATAATGTTAATCGTAATCATATTGTTAATCATAATGTTAATCATAATGTTCATCATAACAACAATATTTCTAACGTGTTGTATCAAAATAATCAttcaattaatatattattaaattctgtaaaaaatgaattgaGAAACATTTTAAACGAGTTGGCCCTTCCCAATTCTGAAAATTTCCCCATCATGGTTTTAAATGAAGATGTAAAAGATTGCAAAATTATATCTTGCGAAAAGTCTAAACATTGTACTAGTATTATTATACGAGATGTGTTAATTACCGATGAATTTATGTCAGATCATTTTCATGACGATCAAAATAAAATcgaaaaatcaaaaaaaaaaaaaaaaaataaaaataaaacaaacaaaaataataacaataataatgacaataataataaaagtaaacataaagaaattaatagTATCCATGAGAAACACATAGAAGACAATACTCTTAGAAACAACTTGTTAAATAATGGCATTTGCGATGATCATGTTTTAtgcaataatgatgatgattatcCAAATGAGAgaaatttttttgaatataaaaaaatggtaatgactttattaaaacaaaataaaaaggataagaaaatatattttgaaaaaaaagatatatataaaagacaAATGATATTTTCTTATGATCCTTTAACTGTACAATctgaattaatatatactataaaaaaaaatcaagaaataaaaaatgataatgaaaatataaccTTTGAATATATACAGTCAGCTAGCCAATATCATATAATGTTTTGTTGtagtatattttttgtaataaatccaaatctattttttaataataaaaattttaaaattaatatatgtatattaggAGGAGGTACTAATGTATTAtccaatattataaaaacaatatttcatgattattatatacattttgatATTATAGAAATAGATGAAAcagtaaaaaaattttattctttatttacTGATGAAACCTATAATAATGAAAGGCATATAATGAATTACATTATTAATGATtcttatgattatataacaaaatttaCACAAAATCAATTTTACAATATCATATTTcttgatattaataattctcAAAATTCTTATATAACAGCTGAtggatataaattatatatgaccTGTCCACATgtcaaatttttaaataaccatattattaataatattaaaaatatattaaaaaaggataatGGTATATTAGTAGTTAATTTATTAACAAGAGATAAACATGCAAAGACGTATGTGTACAACTTTTTTAAGACTTTTTTTGTCACATTAATTAGTATATCATCAATTAATAAg GAGATCAATGAAGTGTTGATATGTagtgataatattatcacGCCCGAAAAAAATACAACTTTTCAATATAACCTATTATATATG attaaaaattattatgataagtGGTTCCTAAATTTTGACTTGGAgcaatttataaataacattAAGATAATGTAA
- a CDS encoding protein SOF1, putative, with protein sequence MEIKILHRNPEEYKNNKGTSNYKHVRSFDKKIHLFQREVEYKRALNATKMDKIFAKPLIKCLDGHDDSIKSICVSNKNLSDLYSGSCNGIINMWNVLDKKLIKKIKAHDGFVRSLCMSYDEKFLFSCGDDKYIKQWVIYKNKNINDIINEEQDNIHQEQNDITQQSNNIYEQKNDNQFHYLEKEDVPKKIYVCKNVPNSIDKHFSENLIVSGSQTLDIWDYYRNNAISSFDYNNEYIYYVKCNYSQTNLVGLTLSDNSIGIVDIRNKTPIKKLYLKYRSNSLSWNNMNPKQFVIANEDSNLYSFDMRYLKTAYLVHKGFVNAVLDVDFSPIGNKFVACSYDKTVRLFNSDEPTSYDVYHTKRMQHVLCCKFSQDAKYVFTGSSDMSLRIWKTISHEPSGILSNKEKQAINYRNKLKEKFASLKEIKRIRQHHHVPALIKSLSDKKKVMLEAKKRKEKNKIQHSKNPEQLPIPEKKKIFVTEQ encoded by the coding sequence CTTTGATAAGAAGATTCATTTATTTCAAAGAGAAGTAGAATATAAGAGAGCTCTGAATGCCACCAAGATGGATAAAATATTTGCCAAGCCTTTAATTAAATGTTTAGATGGACATGATGATTCTATAAAAAGTATTTGTGTATCGAATAAAAACTTGAGCGATTTATACAGTGGAAGTTGCAATGGTATAATTAATATGTGGAATGTACtagataaaaaattaataaaaaaaataaaagcacATGATGGATTTGTTCGTAGCCTATGTATGAGTTATGATgagaaatttttatttagttGTGGTGAtgacaaatatattaaacaatgggtaatttataaaaataaaaatattaatgatataataaatgaagaacAAGATAATATACATCAAGAACAGAATGACATAACACAAcaatcaaataatatatatgaacagaAAAATGATAACCAGTTTCATTATTTAGAAAAAGAAGATGTACccaaaaaaatttatgtttGTAAAAACGTGCCTAATAGTATAGATAAGCATTTCTCAGAAAATCTTATTGTTTCAGGTAGCCAAACTTTAGATATTTGGGATTATTATAGAAATAATGCAATATCTAGTTTTGATTATAacaatgaatatatatattatgtaaaatgTAATTATTCACAAACCAATTTAGTAGGATTAACACTCTCCGACAATTCTATAGGTATAGTagatataagaaataaaacacctattaaaaaattatatctaAAATATAGAAGTAATTCATTAAGTTGGAATAATATGAATCCAAAACAATTTGTTATTGCCAATGAAGATTctaatttatattcttttgatATGAGATATTTAAAAACAGCTTATCTAGTACATAAAGGTTTTGTTAATGCTGTGCTAGATGTAGATTTCTCACCTATAGGAAATAAATTCGTTGCATGTTCCTACGATAAGACTGTTAGGTTATTTAATTCAGACGAACCCACAAGTTATGATGTATATCATACTAAAAGAATGCAACATGTTTTGTGTTGTAAATTTAGTCAAGATGCCAAATATGTATTTACAGGTAGTAGTGATATGTCCCTACGCATATGGAAAACCATTTCTCATGAACCCTCAGGAATTTTATCcaataaagaaaaacaagCCATTAATTATcgaaataaattaaaagaaaaattcgcatctttaaaagaaattaaaagaataagACAACATCATCATGTGCCAGCCTTAATCAAAAGTTTGTCTGATAAAAAGAAGGTCATGCTCGAAGCAAAAAAGAGaaaggaaaaaaacaaaatacaaCATTCAAAAAATCCAGAGCAGTTACCTATTCcggagaagaaaaaaatttttgtCACAGAGCAATAA
- a CDS encoding chaperone protein DnaJ → MLALRILRRKVCSEHFLFERSFFTQSIKGKNGCLVTRYDKNKLLFYYKRNINTSRKCLNQDPYTVLGLSRNATTNDIKKQFRLLAKKYHPDINPSPDAKQKMASITAAYELLSDPKKKEFYDKTGMTDDSNYQNHSSNFEGAFSGFGDASFMFTDFAEMFTNMAGGNKNTSTRGEDIQSEITLKFMEAIKGCEKNIRLNVKVSCNNCNGSGKKPGTNLTICKVCNGSGIQRMERGPIIIGVPCRNCSGNGQIINNPCKHCSGSGVKFQTKNITLDIPPGIKKGMQMRIPNQGHCGYRGGKSGHLFVTINIEPHKIFKWVDDNIYVDVPLTIKQCLLGGLVTVPTLNGDMDLLIKPKTYPNSEKILKGKGPCKVDSHNNGDLIIKFSLKIPEKLTPRQVELIEEFNTIELNLPNPQTNVKQKKNIYETKGNINENIFSMNNTYNNMKGPEGETSNTQAKSMKNQNWNNEKSVNNKGTISKDEKKLNMKNNHINEKSNLKNSSHMDTNKNEENMSDDEKKKIKKIIPEPPMPHTHKIVNNLESKNSCNIPIPPPPPKSSSKPISENQNISNREHNGVTNNSAKLDNNINMNYSCDPYKNVTQNDLNNNDNIKNKIYKDNTNISNHHIFKNDNINQQQFHCADNSSENNNESDMNTTSTFSFAKKWISDKLKPKN, encoded by the coding sequence atgttAGCTTTAAGAATATTAAGAAGAAAGGTATGTAGTGAGCATTTCCTTTTTGAAAGGTCATTTTTCACACAATCAATAAAAGGAAAGAATGGATGTTTAGTAACCAGATAtgataaaaacaaattattgttttattataaaagaaatataaatacttcAAGAAAATGTTTAAATCAAGATCCTTATACAGTTTTAGGTTTATCTAGAAATGCTACaacaaatgatataaaaaagcaATTTCGCTTACTAGCCAAAAAATATCATCCAGATATTAATCCATCTCCAGATGCAAAGCAAAAAATGGCTAGTATTACTGCAGCATATGAATTATTATCAGATCCTAAAAAGAAAGAGTTTTATGATAAAACAGGAATGACTGATGATTCAAATTATCAAAATCATTCATCTAATTTTGAAGGAGCTTTTTCAGGATTTGGAGATGCATCCTTCATGTTTACAGATTTTGCAGAAATGTTTACAAATATGGCAggaggaaataaaaatacatcaaCAAGAGGTGAAGATATACAAAGTGAAATAACATTAAAATTTATGGAAGCTATTAAAGGatgtgaaaaaaatattcgaTTAAATGTAAAAGTATCATGTAATAATTGTAATGGATCTGGTAAAAAACCAGGTACTAATTTAACCATATGTAAAGTTTGTAACGGTTCAGGTATTCAACGTATGGAAAGGGGACCTATAATTATTGGAGTACCATGTAGAAATTGTTCAGGTAATGgacaaattataaataaccCTTGTAAACATTGCTCAGGTAGCGGTGTCAAATttcaaacaaaaaatataacattagATATACCTCCAGGAATAAAAAAGGGAATGCAAATGAGAATCCCAAATCAAGGTCATTGTGGATATAGAGGAGGAAAAAGCGGTCATTTATTTGTtacaataaatatagaaCCACATAAAATCTTTAAATGggttgatgataatatatatgttgatgTACCTTTAACAATCAAACAATGTCTATTAGGTGGTCTAGTTACTGTACCAACCTTAAATGGTGATATGGATCTTCTCATTAAACCTAAAACATATCCAAATTcggaaaaaatattaaaaggaaAAGGTCCATGTAAAGTAGATTCTCATAATAATGGAGATTTAATCATAAAATTTAGTTTGAAAATACCAGAAAAATTAACACCTAGACAAGTTGAATTAATTGAAGAATTTAATACAATAGAATTGAACTTACCTAACCCTCAAACTAATgtgaaacaaaaaaaaaatatatatgaaacgAAAGGGAATAtcaatgaaaatatattttctatgaataatacatataataatatgaaggGTCCAGAAGGTGAAACCTCAAATACCCAAGCCAAAAGTATGAAAAACCAAAATtggaataatgaaaaaagtgttaataataaaggaACTATATccaaagatgaaaaaaaattaaatatgaaaaataatcacataaatgaaaaatcAAATTTGAAGAATTCTTCTCATATGGATACAAACAAAAATGAGGAAAATATGTcagatgatgaaaaaaaaaaaattaagaaaattaTTCCTGAACCACCTATGCCACACACACACAAAATTGTTAATAATTTAGAAAGTAAAAATTCATGTAATATACCTATTCCACCTCCACCACCCAAATCTTCTTCAAAGCCTATATCagaaaatcaaaatatttcaaatagAGAACACAATGGTGTTACAAATAATAGTGCCAAATTGgataacaatattaatatgaacTATTCATGTGATccttataaaaatgttacacaaaatgatttaaacaataatgataatataaaaaataaaatctaTAAGGACAATACAAACATATCTAatcatcatatatttaaaaatgataatattaaccAACAACAATTTCATTGTGCAGATAATTCaagtgaaaataataatgaaagtGATATGAATACTACTTCAACTTTTTCCTTTGCAAAAAAGTGGATATCTGATAAGTTAAAGCCaaaaaattga
- a CDS encoding NAD(P)-binding protein, putative, whose product MLDIIRKYIYFEILLLLFFLNYKIHISIYVNIAVVTYLTALAVIYLIFKFRYGNYRIRGPMNYNLKGKHVCIIGGSEGLGFSLAKRIIKEKPKTITLMSRNVEKLKDAKKLILSEMKKEKPNLNIKINIIRCDLSVKASIKEAFDNVLINNSLDKEEDEENYNIAYRTRSRMQKMERNDIDICDINDIDVLICNAAYVSTEENNKLQMYDLIYTINTNIYGNIDIISKAIIHMKRKKTGLILFINTEGALYPIYGYSFYLMSKSSMWIYTHILDQELKYYNIHIANAFLPSIETPGFIQENLKKPEVTRKIEKLTNTINSDYAADKIINKLKQGRKFITLRFNGYMLSILHSGYRNPESYFDYLIYVSFSNLFIFISSLYKLYIEYIIKKKFHSILYN is encoded by the exons ATGCTTGatattattagaaaatatatttactttgaaatattattacttcttttttttttaaactatAAGATTCATATAAGCATATATGTAAACATAGCAGTAGTAACATATTTAACGGCTTTAGctgttatatatttgatatttaAATTTCGATATGGAAATTATAGGATAAGAGGACCAATGAATTATAACTTGAAGGGGAAGCATGTATGTATTATAG gagGGTCGGAGGGACTCGGGTTTTCACTAGCCAAGAGGATAATAAAGGAAAAACCAAAAACCATCACACTTATGTCCAGAAATGTAGAGAAACTAAAAGATGCAAAAAAGCTTATTTTAagtgaaatgaaaaaagaaaagccAAATTTGAATATCaagataaatattattagatGTGATTTAAGTGTAAAGGCATCCATAAAAGAGGCTTTTGATAatgtattaattaataatagtttagataaagaagaagatgaagaaaattataatattgcTTACCGTACAAGATCAAGAATGCAAAAAATGGAAAGGAATGATATAGATATTTgtgatataaatgatatagaTGTTCTTATATGTAATGCTGCTTATGTAAGtacagaagaaaataataaacttcAAATGtatgatttaatatatacaattaatacaaatatttatggtaatattgatattatatcaaaagctattattcatatgaaaagaaaaaaaacaggattaatattatttataaatactgAAGGAGCTCTATATCCTATATATggttattctttttatcttATGAGTAAATCATCTATGTggatatatacacatatattagATCAAGaacttaaatattataatatacatatagcCAATGCATTCTTACCATCTATTGAAACCCCAGGATTTATAcaagaaaatttaaaaaaaccaGAAGTTACCAGAAAAATTGAAAAGTTAACAAATACAATAAATTCAGATTATGCAGcagataaaattattaataaattaaaacaagGAAGAAAATTTATAACACTACGATTTAATGGATATATGTTATCAATTCTACATTCTGGTTATAGAAATCCTGAATCCTATTTTGATTAtcttatatatgtatcatttAGTAATCTCTTCATATTCATATCTTCcctttataaattatatattgagtatatcataaaaaaaaaattccactccattctttataattaa
- a CDS encoding replication protein A1, large subunit, whose translation MMSKNEEILSKATPNFIYKFFTEPNSQESLKWLNGEINLICFSQMNAGANQTFLKVIDGSIPPQYYAIVHLGIEENNSTISYVKKIISIENFSITNYYGKLFILAKKVTVYLNIDHFDIEDLFKKYHLQSISYFLLNSKNENNSRENYSRIVKDSNNNMNNVNNVNNVNNMNNMNSMNSVNNMNSMNSMNNSTHNVGSSNGGAGGYNNRDDNKLRENYTHSNDDNINHTNIKDNYYYSRDNNYHNNNNINNSSSSRGEKWEQVRDNYKSNEYFNNNGKAYNHNVHNRQNSEHIMKENNNKNFTTPIHMNEDNRIDKQQNYMDNNNNNNMDKPNRGKFVYKENPNIPNYTNVNDYESKNNLHKPFPVQKSASAYKGPSEYSEYNRNNMCYENNSPGNEAYNKNSRAYINKNNYDNNNNNNNNYYYYHHHNNMNTNSRQATNNQPYDYNNHNRDYDNKNVNKYSDGIKDNSCYNKNEESSKMYMNSNCLPHTTSIVKLNRCDESLHERYFSIDNNNNMNNMSNVNNMSNVNNVNNVNNVNNVNNVNNVNNVNNVNNVSNNNSVIMDHPSGNYNHENDPNNHHNYNNHNNYHTYDRHVNPSNNHQHYNNKDEYTYTNNEDCHLKIRKDDMGSNQESRDYNYYDENSMDNIMKKDEKILKDKTLNRNNRKITPYQSNAVIKMNDGILMQINKLSQYSSKWIIKARVQSKDNIRRYTSGSKEGKVFNIELCDEDGEIKANFFGKAVDKWFDFIEVGKIYKISKGMIKVANKKFNTLNHDYEITLDENSLIEILDEENENIPKYNYNFISIDNIKNMNTGSFVDIIAVVLNYQEKMQIFVKKTGQYKDKRDVTLIDESFDTIQVTLWEKNATIIDEMNLRDNCIVCFKYLKIGEWQGKKLESHARTKIEINPDNIEKAYILKNWWIHNKKMICNSINLSSNYINIETQKTIQEIKKNVNLVNEEALSGKGIMFTTYGFIDQIYNNMPVYSACPDCNKKMISNSVDDNEYEPSSNLLEETMYCAKCNKNNIPVYNYYINLKITDSTDSIRASAFANCAKIIMNGLSAEEYMKLRQEYIMQENIENFDIIEKIKLNEFFFRIKVYMTSHMDELKKNYTIIDIAPVGKLLIDNCRYLIKSIKNLTSKRDTDHDE comes from the coding sequence atgATGAGTAAGAACGAAGAGATCCTATCAAAGGCAACGCcaaattttatttacaaaTTTTTTACAGAACCCAATTCTCAAGAATCGTTAAAGTGGTTAAATGGAGAAATCAATTTAATATGCTTTAGTCAAATGAATGCAGGAGCAAATCAGACTTTTTTAAAAGTCATAGATGGTTCGATCCCACCTCAGTATTATGCTATAGTACATTTAGGaattgaagaaaataatagtaCAATATCTTatgtaaagaaaataattagTATTGAAAATTTTTCTATCACAAATTATTAtggtaaattatttattttagcAAAAAAAGTTAcagtatatttaaatattgatCATTTCGATATTGAAGATTTATTTAAGAAGTATCATTTACAAAgtatatcttattttttattaaattcgaaaaatgaaaataattcaaGAGAGAACTACTCCAGAATAGTAAAGgattctaataataatatgaacaatgtgaataatgtgaataatgtgaataatatgaataatatgaacagtaTGAATAgtgtgaataatatgaacagtaTGAACAGTATGAATAATAGTACACATAATGTTGGAAGTAGTAATGGGGGTGCTGGGggatataataatagagatgataataaattaagAGAGAATTATACACATTCAAATGATGATAACATTAATCATACCAATATAAAGGATAATTACTACTACTCAAgggataataattatcataataataataatattaataatagtagtagtagtagagGTGAAAAATGGGAACAAGTCAGAGATAATTATAAATCcaatgaatattttaataataatgggaaagcatataatcataatgtACATAACAGACAAAACAGTGAACACATtatgaaagaaaataataacaaaaattttaCGACACCAATTCATATGAATGAAGATAATAGAATAGATAAACAACAAAAttatatggataataataataataataatatggataaacCAAATAGAGGAAAGTTTGTTTATAAAGAGAACCCTAATATACCTAATTATACAAATGTAAATGATTAtgaaagtaaaaataatttacataaaCCATTTCCTGTACAAAAAAGTGCTAGTGCTTATAAAGGACCTTCTGAATATTCTGaatataatagaaataatatgtgttatgaaaataattctcCAGGCAATGAAgcctataataaaaatagtagagcctatattaataaaaataattacgacaacaacaataataataataataattattattattatcatcatcataataatatgaatacaaATTCGAGACAAGCCACCAATAACCAAccatatgattataataaccataatagagattatgataataaaaatgtaaataaatattctgatggtataaaagataattcgtgttataataaaaatgaggaATCATCAAAAATGTATATGAATTCGAATTGTTTACCTCATACCACAAGTATTGTAAAATTGAATCGATGTGACGAATCATTACATGAGAGATATTTTtctatagataataataataatatgaataatatgagtaatgtgaataatatgagtaatgtgaataatgtgaataatgtgaataatgtgaataatgtgaataatgtgaataatgtAAACAATGTGAATAATGTAAACAATGtgagtaataataatagtgtgATTATGGATCATCCAAGCGGGAACTATAATCATGAAAACGATCCAAATAACCATCACAATTacaataatcataataactATCATACATATGATAGACATGTGAACCCATCAAACAATCATCAACATTAcaataataaagatgaatatacatacacaaaTAATGAGGACTGTCATCtgaaaataagaaaagaCGATATGGGAAGTAACCAAGAGTCAAgagattataattattatgatgagaATAGTATggataatataatgaaaaaagatgaaaaaatattaaaagataaaacatTAAATAGAAATAACAGGAAAATTACTCCTTATCAAAGTAATGctgttataaaaatgaatgatgGTATATTAATGcagataaataaattatctcAATATTCCTCGAAATGGATTATTAAGGCGAGAGTACAATCAAAAGATAATATTAGAAGATATACATCCGGAAGTAAAGAAGGGAAAGTTTTTAACATTGAATTGTGTGATGAAGATGGAGAAATTAAAGCCAATTTTTTTGGAAAAGCTGTTGATAAATGGTTTGATTTTATAGAAGttggtaaaatatataaaattagtaAAGGTATGATAAAGGtagcaaataaaaaatttaatactTTAAATCATGACTATGAAATTACTTTAGATGAAAACTCCTTAATCGAAATAttagatgaagaaaatgaaaatattccaaaatataattataattttatatctatagataatattaaaaatatgaatactGGCTCATTTGTTGATATTATAGCTGTAGTATTAAATTATCAAGAAAAAATGCagatttttgtaaaaaaaacaggacaatataaagataaaagaGATGTTACCTTAATAGATGAAAGTTTTGATACAATACAAGTAACCTTGTGGGAAAAAAATGCAACCATTATCGATGAAATGAATTTAAGAGATAATTGTATTGTAtgctttaaatatttaaaaattggAGAATGGCaaggaaaaaaattagaatCACATGCACGTACCAAAATTGAAATTAATCCtgataatatagaaaaagcATATATTCTAAAAAATTGGTGgattcataataaaaaaatgatatgtaATTCTATAAACCTAAGttcaaattatattaatattgaaACACAAAAAACTATacaagaaattaaaaaaaatgtaaatctAGTAAATGAAGAAGCATTATCTGGTAAAGGTATCATGTTTACTACTTATGGTTTTATagatcaaatatataataatatgccTGTCTATTCAGCTTGTCCAgattgtaataaaaaaatgataagtAATTCCGTTGATGATAACGAATATGAACCTTCTTCAAATCTATTAGAAGAAACTATGTATTGTgcaaaatgtaataaaaataatatacctgtctataattattatattaaccTAAAAATAACGGATAGCACAGATTCTATAAGAGCTTCAGCCTTTGCTAATTGTgctaaaattattatgaacGGATTGTCTGCTGAggaatatatgaaattaagacaagaatatataatgcaagaaaatatagaaaactTTGATATTATAGAGAAAATCAAATTAAATGAATTCTTTTTTCgtataaaagtatatatgaCATCTCATATGGACgagttgaaaaaaaattacacaaTAATAGATATTGCACCCGTTGGAAAACTTTTGATAGATAATTGTAGGTACCTTATCAAATCTATAAAAAATCTAACCTCTAAAAGGGACACAGATCATGACGAATGA